Proteins encoded by one window of Haliotis asinina isolate JCU_RB_2024 chromosome 6, JCU_Hal_asi_v2, whole genome shotgun sequence:
- the LOC137286912 gene encoding uncharacterized protein has product MTEMNGPTQAAPSSPTPVTPQPQGSLEDKLRLAASKGLVDKVQELLQTGATLHPDRDGRSALQYAALNGQVEVCKMLLEHDGAKDAQDALGYTALHRAASQGHAEVIETLAESGCAINKQDKNGNTALHEAAWNGFSKTVEMLVKHDSDTFIANKGGFTALHLAAQNGHNESSRVLLYAGCDSDLKNNYGDTALHTAARYGHAGVTRILLSARCKINEQNKNGDTCLHIASALKRRKIAKLLVESGIDIQIKNKQNETAMDVARRKEHPEIIIIIQSFARPKTPKSPKSPRPMTRTHPNVVTFKDEIQVDMEGPVVVPDDDQPVKSDKPEKDRKFFFFKKKKKDKDKTPPPTVKGNGQTPSPRGDNSGPAQPWSKPSTVQGFFSQYVPQTGVQYYRDLAGNIKQGPVGYTPLCQCGPTLKRLEQKIETNRENMVDHTNASHQLLKGQIDHLDRRTAQQVFAIDKLTKERLENEHKMCHNRIKEHLHHERKDTQQMFSQYNEQIQTWLDSKLASYGHCLSHHHDDSALPPRTMFTDFHENENGRLFRSRSDETLSVSDYSGKHRKKDFYESRHEAMQLMRAWQVPSYRQSVRRRERNNNTINNNVTVTKAEIHGKMDRIADGASPKYEGSPNRQMTGHYQNMISPSANSPVDVSAIKRETGNQGAIPKRLPHSHSWQHPVSQSKQDLSRSREGSPQVHGASRSREGSPLDARSSIRPILRSHTDSGTLSNHISMPKQNLSERGPPNTRNMPGAPEVPPKPPKPSTGQMPNPSMFTRQNSGGFKNNSGFNQNNSGINQNNQGFKQNNSVINSISSASGGGYNQRNNQTYMYLEEAPMPKYKPRTRSTDTLLGDDKETFSQHVGRSKSLDRPLDDIDMKSGGGGDQGGVGTHPAPRSSGGQQGVPPNRHGVAYRVPPTNNPSSSASQAPTRNSVAGYRENPYASVREMQKVANSVRTTAPAPKQGFPTNASSPSPKPGFQAYTVASSPKAGFQAYTTTPSPKPGFQAYDSSYRRDPVRESGRDSNYADISHFSKDRPPYRSMYGIHGDKGSYGNYESMPIQNSVSKSENNLSKNGENTDVKSRPSKPPPYGYRYADSGANFSGNQGNSASNNNTNATTNYNQGGNYSNYPVNSQNNNAPSRTGSVMPVSGRFGGGKITDNSNSTVNHVTNHNVSNTSNNSQDSFNLSTSECLRHESPYPRTSVYNPTYLQNKEDSTCSSNQDSGYSSKAKLPYLGQSPNGLPSNSGTPSSSFSMDRSLSTGTPSQNNSPFVPQTQSDSPFINSNQSSSPFTPVIGTSSPFSPSKESTPAFNYSSNANYEQHNPRQPVNIQSHVNGWYEKKLLEAAEKLRNSEQYGGAHNYNNAPINYDPVNGSDV; this is encoded by the exons GATGGACGGTCAGCTCTGCAGTATGCTGCCTTGAATGGACAGGTGGAGGTGTGCAAGATGCTGCTGGAGCATGATGGTGCTAAGGATGCTCAAGATGCT CTTGGTTACACAGCATTACATCGTGCTGCTTCTCAAGGTCATGCAGAGGTCATTGAGACTCTTGCCGAGTCAGGTTGTGCCATCAATAAGCAAGACAAG AATGGCAACACAGCCCTGCATGAGGCAGCCTGGAATGGGTTCAGCAAGACAGTGGAGATGCTGGTCAAGCATGACAGTGACACCTTCATTGCCAACAAGGGAGGATTTACTGCACTACATCTGGCTGCCCAGAATGGGCACAATGAGAGCTCTCGGGTCCTGCTCTATGCTGGCTGTGATTCCGATCTCAAGAACAAT TACGGGGACACGGCGCTGCACACAGCTGCCAGATACGGCCATGCAGGTGTCACACGCATACTCCTCAGTGCCAGGTGTAAAATCAATGAACAGAATAAG AATGGGGACACCTGCCTCCACATTGCATCAGCCCTCAAGAGGAGGAAGATTGCCAAACTCCTTGTGGAATCTGGCATTGATATTCAGATAAAAAATAAG CAAAACGAGACGGCAATGGATGTGGCTCGGAGGAAGGAACACCCAGAGATAATTATCATCATACAGTCCTTTGCTCGG CCAAAGACCCCCAAGTCTCCCAAATCCCCTCGACCTATGACCCGAACGCACCCAAACGTGGTGACCTTCAAGGATGAGATCCAGGTTGATATGGAAGGGCCGGTGGTAGTCCCTGACGATGACCAGCCAGTCAAATCAGACAAGCCAGAAAAGGACCGCAAATTCTTTTTCttcaagaagaagaaaaag GATAAGGATAAGACACCACCACCCACAGTGAAAGGTAATGGGCAGACCCCCTCAcccaggggagacaactccggTCCTGCGCAGCCCTGGAGTAAGCCATCTACTGTTCAGGGGTTCTTCAGTCAGTATGTGCCACAGACTGGGGTCCAGTACTACAGGGATCTGGCTGGGAACATCAAACAG GGTCCAGTGGGCTACACTCCACTCTGTCAGTGCGGACCAACTTTGAAGCGTCTGGAGCAGAAGATCGAGACAAACCGAGAGAACATGGTGGACCACACTAATGCCTCTCATCAGCTGCTCAAGGGACAGATCGACCACCTCGATAGACGCACAGCTCAGCAAGTGTTCGCTATTGACAAGCTAACCAAGGAGAGACTGGAGAATGAACACAAGATGTGCCACAATCGAATCAAGGAACATCTGCATCATGAACGGAAAGACACACAGCAAATGTTCAGCCAGTACAATGAACAGATTCAGACCTGGCTTGATTCGAAGCTTGCATCATACGGACATTGTTTAAGTCATCACCATGATGATTCGGCGTTACCTCCTAGGACAATGTTCACAgactttcatgaaaatgaaaatggacGCTTGTTTAGATCTCGATCAGATGAAACGCTTTCAGTTTCTGATTACAGTGGGAAACATCGAAAGAAAGACTTTTATGAATCTCGCCATGAAGCCATGCAGTTGATGAGAGCATGGCAGGTACCGTCTTACCGCCAGAGTGTGAGGCGGCGAGAGAGAAAtaataacaccatcaacaacaaTGTGACTGTGACCAAAGCTGAGATTCATGGAAAGATGGACAGAATAGCAGATGGCGCCTCACCAAAATATGAAGGCAGTCCTAATCGCCAAATGACGGGACACTATCAGAATATGATCTCACCAAGTGCAAACTCTCCAGTTGATGTCAGTGCTATTAAGAGAGAGACAGGAAATCAGGGAGCTATCCCAAAACGGTTGCCTCATTCTCATTCTTGGCAGCATCCTGTTTCTCAGTCAAAACAAGATCTGAGCAGGTCACGTGAGGGAAGTCCACAAGTACATGGTGCTTCTCGGTCAAGAGAAGGGAGTCCATTAGATGCTCGTTCCAGTATTCGGCCAATACTTCGCAGTCATACAGACTCTGGTACTCTCAGTAATCATATATCAATGCCAAAACAAAATTTATCCGAAAGGGGACCTCCAAACACAAGAAACATGCCCGGTGCACCGGAGGTTCCCCCAAAGCCTCCTAAACCTAGCACTGGGCAGATGCCAAACCCCTCCATGTTTACTAGGCAGAACAGTGGTGGCTTCAAGAACAATAGTGGCTTCAACCAGAACAATAGTGGTATTAACCAGAATAATCAAGGCTTCAAACAGAACAATAGTGTCATCAACAGTATTTCTTCTGCATCTGGAGGTGGGTACAACCAGAGAAACAATCAGACCTATATGTACCTGGAAGAGGCCCCCATGCCGAAGTACAAGCCACGGACACGGTCCACTGACACTCTTCTGGGAGACGACAAGGAGACGTTTTCCCAGCATGTGGGACGCAGCAAGAGTCTAGACAGGCCTTTGGATGACATTGACATGAAAAGTGGAGGAGGTGGTGACCAGGGTGGTGTTGGGACACATCCAGCACCTAGATCATCTGGTGGACAGCAAGGTGTGCCCCCAAACAGACACGGAGTAGCATACAGGGTCCCCCCAACTAACAACCCATCGTCAAGTGCAAGTCAGGCACCCACTCGGAACAGTGTTGCAGGATACCGAGAGAATCCCTATGCAAGTGTTAGGGAGATGCAGAAAGTTGCCAACAGTGTGAGAACTACTGCACCTGCTCCTAAACAGGGTTTTCCCACAAATGCTTCCTCCCCATCCCCAAAGCCGGGCTTCCAAGCCTATACTGTAGCTTCATCTCCTAAAGCTGGGTTCCAGGCATACACAACAACCCCTTCCCCCAAACCCGGATTTCAGGCATATGATAGCTCATATCGGAGAGATCCTGTTCGGGAATCAGGACGAGACAGTAATTATGCTGATATCTCCCATTTCAGCAAAGACAGACCACCATACAGGAGTATGTATGGTATCCATGGTGACAAAGGTAGCTATGGCAACTATGAAAGTATGCCAATACAAAACTCTGTGAGCAAATCAGAGAACAACTTGTCAAAAAACGGTGAAAATACAGACGTTAAATCACGGCCAAGCAAACCGCCACCATACGGTTATCGCTATGCCGACTCAGGTGCTAATTTTTCTGGTAACCAAGGAAACAGTGCTAGTAACAATAATACTAATGCCACAACAAACTATAACCAAGGTGGCAACTATAGCAACTACCCTGTAAATAGTCAAAACAACAATGCCCCATCACGTACAGGCAGTGTGATGCCTGTGTCGGGACGATTTGGGGGCGGCAAAATCACTGATAACAGCAATAGTACAGTTAACCATGTGACTAACCACAATGTGTCTAACACAAGCAACAACTCTCAGGATAGCTTCAACCTGTCCACATCGGAGTGTTTACGTCATGAGAGTCCGTATCCAAGGACAAGTGTATATAACCCCACATACCTCCAGAACAAGGAGGACTCAACCTGCAGCAGCAACCAAGATTCTGGCTACAGCAGCAAGGCAAAGCTGCCTTATCTGGGACAGAGTCCCAATGGGTTGCCTAGCAACAGTGGAACCCCATCCTCATCGTTCAGCATGGATCGCAGCCTCTCAACGGGAACACCCAGTCAGAACAATTCTCCATTTGTGCCCCAGACTCAGAGTGATTCCCCTTTCATAAATTCCAATCAGAGTAGTTCCCCTTTTACCCCAGTCATTGGAACAAGTTCACCATTTTCTCCATCCAAGGAAAGTACCCCGGCATTCAACTACTCTTCGAATGCCAATTATGAACAGCATAACCCCCGCCAGCCAGTCAACATCCAGTCTCACGTCAATGGTTGGTACGAGAAGAAGCTTCTCGAGGCTGCAGAAAAGCTGCGCAACAGCGAACAGTACGGAGGAGCTCACAACTACAACAATGCTCCAATCAACTATGACCCTGTGAATGGAAGTGATGTGTAA